From Oncorhynchus masou masou isolate Uvic2021 chromosome 7, UVic_Omas_1.1, whole genome shotgun sequence, one genomic window encodes:
- the LOC135543127 gene encoding pirin-like — protein MRIRRVVKTVLSVEQVEGVGAHVRRSIGRMELINLDPFLMLDEFKVKKPSGFPDHPHRGFETVTYVLKGVSAHEDFCGHSGLLKPGDLQWMTAGRGVVHAEMPVSEEPVQGLQLWVNLRREDKMVEPQYQELKDSQVPKPSREGVTVAVISGQALGVQVRSTILTITLGVQVRSTILTHHTNHNPGGTGEEHHTNHNPGCTGQEHHTNHNPGCTGQEHHTNHNPGCTGQEHHTNHSPGCTGQEHHTNHNPGCTGQEHHTNHNPGGTGEEHHTNHNPGCTGEEHHTNHNPGCTGQEHHTNHNPGCTGEEHHTNHNPGCTGQEHHTNHNPGGTGQEHHTNAPY, from the exons ATGAGGATAAGAAGAGTTGTGAAGACTGTGTTGAGTGTGGAGCAGGTAGAAGGTGTGGGAGCCCATGTCCGCAGAAGCATAGGAAGAATGGAG CTGATTAACCTGGATCCTTTCTTGATGTTGGATGAGTTCAAAGTCAAAAAGCCATCTGGCTTCCCTGATCACCCCCACAGAGGCTTTGAGACC GTGACCTACGTTTTGAAAGGTGTTTCAGCTCATGAGGATTTCTGTGGCCACTCTGGACTACTGAAACCAGGGGATTTACAG TGGATGACGGCAGGCCGAGGGGTGGTCCATGCAGAGATGCCCGTGTCTGAGGAGCCCGTCCAGGGCCTGCAGCTGTGGGTCAACCTGAGGAGGGAGGACAAGATGGTGGAGCCCCAGTACCAGGAGCTGAAGGACAGCCAGGTCCCCAAGCCCAGCAGGGAGGGGGTCACTGTGGCCGTCATCTCTGGACAGGCCCTGGGGGTACAGGtaaggagcaccatactaaccataaccctgggtgtacaggtgaggagcaccatactaacgcaccatactaaccataaccctgggggtacaggtgaggagcaccatactaaccataaccctgggtgtacaggtcaggagcaccatactaaccataaccctgggtgtacaggccaggagcaccatactaaccataaccctgggtgtacaggccaggagcaccatactaaccatagcCCTGGGTGTACAGGtcaggagcaccatactaaccataaccctgggtgtacaggccaggagcaccatactaaccataaccctgggggtacaggtgaggagcaccatactaaccataaccctgggtgtacaggtgaggagcaccatactaaccataaccctgggtgtacaggccaggagcaccatactaaccataaccctgggtgtacaggtgaggagcaccatactaaccataaccctgggtgtacaggtcaggagcaccatactaaccataaccctgggggtacaggtcaggagcaccatactaacgcgccatactaa